The Pantoea cypripedii genomic interval TCATTGCTGCCGAGATAATTACGGATGGTCGCCATGCGCGATGAAATCAGCGTGTAGGCCTGCTCCAGATAAGGGTTCTGGCACCAGGTAAACAGCGCCTGATGGAACAGGTTATCCAGCCGGATATATTCCACAGTGGAGCCGTTGTTAATGCAGAATTCCATGTTATCGAGAATCGCCGAAATCTCCTGCACCAGCTGCTTCGGATTCTTTTTCAGCGCCAGCTCCATCGCCTTTGATTCGACATAAAAGCGAAATTCCAGCAAATCCTTAAATTCCAAATCGTTGAGGCTAAACACAAAGGTGCCGCTCTTCGGTTTAATCT includes:
- a CDS encoding GntR family transcriptional regulator; translation: MAQDLLKDVVYKRIKDMIVNGSLPMGGKLSESALATRLAASKAPVRDALRRLQSEGLVQIKPKSGTFVFSLNDLEFKDLLEFRFYVESKAMELALKKNPKQLVQEISAILDNMEFCINNGSTVEYIRLDNLFHQALFTWCQNPYLEQAYTLISSRMATIRNYLGSNDEHMHRSWNQHVTIVTALRNNDYDSALVALQGHILPEFGAYWGLL